The stretch of DNA TCACAGAGGAGATAGTTTATAAACTCTAACCGAGGGGCGAAGCCCCGCGCGCCGGAGTGTAGGTGGGATGCGATTTTTGGACTCGACAGCGCCAATTGGTCAACGCGACGTTGGAATGTTTGCAGACACCCGTCCGACGACATATATTTAAAcgatattatactttattttatgcttCAATTAATCTAAGAGTCTTTGAATAACTTTGTATAGTGTCAACATCGCATTCGTATGGTAGCGAAAGGTTCGAACGTCTGCCGCGCGGCGAAGCCCTGCCGTGCCGTTAGTGGAGCGCCGCGCCGAGAGCCCGCCGGGCGGCCCGAGCTCGGCGGCGTCCTCAGTGCTTCGACAGGTTCAGGGGCAAATCTGAAACATATAACGTACCATAACAATCTCCGTACTCGCCTACGGCGAAAGGGCACACGAATGTTGTCCACTATGTGCGTACCCGAAGTGGGCTCGTCCTTTGGGATGTGGTCGGTCAGCAGCGGGTGCGCGAGCGGCGCCCAGGGGCCCGGCGGCGCGCCCGGCGCCAGCGCGTAGTGCATCCACAGCGGCGCGGGCGCCGGCGCGGGCGCGCGGTACACGTGCGGCACGTAGCCGTACCCGAACACGTActgcgcgcccgcgcccgcccaGTCGTCGCGGCGGTAGGGCGCGGCCGGCGGCGCGGGCCAGGCGCGCGGCCCGTACGGCGACGTGGGCGCCGCGTACGAGCGGAAGGCGGGCGCGGCGCCGGGCTGCGGCGGCGTGGGCGAgtcgcgcgccgcgccgcgccccgGCGAGCCCAGCGTCAGCGCCGAGTACCGGTACCGGTAGTTGTCCGGGCTGGGGCTGAGGTCCGGCGAGTTGACGCTCGACGGCGACTCGGTCTTCAGCGAGGGCGGGTACGAGTGCGGCGAGCGCTTCGCCTCGGGCGACCGTCGCGTCGGGCTCTCGTCGGGCATGCTGAGCAGCGAGTGTATGCTGTAGCTGCTGACGTTCTTCGAGACGGTGGTCTCCTTCCGGGGCGCGGTGCCGTTGTGGGGGCGGGCCGACGCGTCGGCGGGCGGCTTGTGGGGCGTGTGGCTCGGGCCCGGCGACGGCGGATACGACGCGGTGCTCAGGGCGGGGACGGTCTTCGCCCTCCGCTTCGTCACCTGGTCCTCTAGGCTGACGCGCTCCATCTCCCGCAGGATGCGCTTCCGCGGCGAGACCATCATGTGCTCCTGCCGACAGCTCGCCAGCTTCGCGTTCACGAGAACGGGGAGCGATGCGATCTTCTCCCGCAGTCTGTCGACTGTGCGAGTCAGTTCTTTGCGCCTTATCGCGGATTTCGTTTTTTTATACACTCTTAACTTATGATACTGATATGGTTTTTTAAGTTTCATATGATAGTACTTCTCCCGGTCGAAATCCGTCCACCTGTCCTCCTCCATTTTCGTTTTCGAATCAGTCGGGGCGTCGACGACATCTTCGCTTTTGCAATTCTTACTCTCCGGCGAGCCGACTTCGCCGTTTCGTTTTTTATCGCAGAGGCCATTGGCGAGAGTCTTGCGAAAGGTTCCGTTGGGTAGCGTGTCGTGATAGTTCGTGTCGAAGGGCCTCCTCCGCTTGAGTCGGCTGGCGGCCTGTATGTGCGCGTTGTGCAGGGTGGTCGGCCTGCAGTAGTACATGGCTAGCTCTTTGGATAGGTTGCGGCGCGGCGTGGTCTGCTTCCAGCAGTGGTCGCGGTGCGAGGTGCAGGGCGAGGAGTGCAGCGAGGAGTTGTCGTCGGAGAGGGAGAGCGAGGCGCAGGGCGGCGCGGCGTGCGGCGGCgtgggcggcgcggcggcgggcggccAGAACGTCTTGCGCGGCACGGACACCCAGCCCGCGCGCTCGCCCTCGCGCGCGCTTCCTCGTACCAACTCCAGGATAAACTTTCCATCTAAAAAACAAAGCATTGTGtcttaatattttgtactttataGAACGCATTTATACGTTATgactttgttatttaaaatatcgtcGTGTATTTGACTTATTtagaacattaatttaattcataagaaACTATAACAAATTTAGAATaacattatagttatttaatgataaaatcacAAAACCAATACAAATACAGTGTCAAATTGAGTACATAGAAATCAAATCCCAATGCaccttattatatttacttaagatATGGTGCAGTGGACATAAACCAACAATACATAATAGTTAGGTacgataacttttatttatttataagtacattTATGCTTTGTAaacataagaataataataaaaataaaacatgtgctatgattattattattataagcgaACTATAAAACTAACTTAAAGCAATGTAATCTGTTTTAGCAAATAGTCTtgtataaaagataatttgattaatttgaaaCCTGACACGTCACCATTTGAATATCGTTATTTGAATGCagatttaagtttaatatatacaatactagtagtcgcccgtggcttcgctcgcgttatagggtgttagttgtcctgtgcatttttttcaaacgaaatttcatcaatttcggttcagcggtttggtagtgaaagagcgatagacagatagagttacctttacatttataattttaatatagatatagatattgaTGTGAAATTGTGAATGATAGACGTTTGTGTGAATTGAAATAAAGATGGACCTCCAGACCGATATCGGCCACAGCAAAGGGTACACCCCGTTGTACACAGAACGTATTATAGCGCACAAGTGTGGGCACAAACACTGGTACAGGTAATCCTATAGAACGGCAAAACACAATAGAAAAAAGATCAGACGGCTCAACTAATTTACGTGCTTTCTGAGGTATGGGAATACAATCGTCTATTCTTAGAAACCTGGATGCTACTGAGAATTTCTAGGCAGAAAAGCCTGATGACTGTCTAAAACCCAACCCGAACCTTAAGCCTCGAAATATGCAGCTATATATAGCTA from Vanessa cardui chromosome 20, ilVanCard2.1, whole genome shotgun sequence encodes:
- the LOC124538292 gene encoding protein hairless, producing MHIQEGTNTTLTTCTKMTEEVDRRHGVNGNSSSKGVNDDPPVHSSTPAASGGRLKFYKDGKFILELVRGSAREGERAGWVSVPRKTFWPPAAAPPTPPHAAPPCASLSLSDDNSSLHSSPCTSHRDHCWKQTTPRRNLSKELAMYYCRPTTLHNAHIQAASRLKRRRPFDTNYHDTLPNGTFRKTLANGLCDKKRNGEVGSPESKNCKSEDVVDAPTDSKTKMEEDRWTDFDREKYYHMKLKKPYQYHKLRVYKKTKSAIRRKELTRTVDRLREKIASLPVLVNAKLASCRQEHMMVSPRKRILREMERVSLEDQVTKRRAKTVPALSTASYPPSPGPSHTPHKPPADASARPHNGTAPRKETTVSKNVSSYSIHSLLSMPDESPTRRSPEAKRSPHSYPPSLKTESPSSVNSPDLSPSPDNYRYRYSALTLGSPGRGAARDSPTPPQPGAAPAFRSYAAPTSPYGPRAWPAPPAAPYRRDDWAGAGAQYVFGYGYVPHVYRAPAPAPAPLWMHYALAPGAPPGPWAPLAHPLLTDHIPKDEPTSDLPLNLSKH